The stretch of DNA CCCTCTCATCTCTGTCCAGGCATGAGGGCGAATGGATCGAAGCGGCTGCGATACGACGCGCCGACGCTATCGCCTATCCGTCGGAATGGGCAGCGCGTTCCGCTCGCGAACATTACAAGGCCGATCCGGCAAAGATCCATCGCTTGCCTTTCGGAGCCAATCTCGAAAGTGTTCCAAGCCGCGAGGCCGCACTCAGGCATCCGCTGAATGGCCGCATCCAACTCCTGATGATTGGAGTCGATTGGGAGCGCAAGGGCGGCGCAATCGCGCTAGAGTGCCTCAAAACGCTCCTCGACAATGGCGTCGATGCCCACCTCACCCTTTGCGGCTGCGTGCCGCCTCCGGGCTTTGAACATCCGCGCATGCACGTCATCCCATTCCTCAATAAGAATCAGCCTGAAGATCGGTTGAATATCTCCAGGCTTTTTCTCGATGCGCATTTTCTGCTGTTGCCCACACGCGCAGAGGCCATGGGCATTGTGACCTGCGAGGCCAGCGCTCATGGACTGCCCGCCCTGGTTACCGACACGGGCGGAACGCGGGGCGCTCTTAATCCCGGCATCAATGGATTCCTTTTACCTCTGGATGCGCGCGGCGATGCCTACGCAGAGAAGATTCTCGACATCGTTGCAACTCCTACGCGATACGCAGCCCTGGTCGCCTCCAGCAGGGACGAGTTTGAGCGATCCTTGAATTGGGATACATGGGGACGTTCCATGCACTCGCTGATGGAGCAAATCCTGAATCGCAAAATTGAGCGTCCTGAATTTTCAGAGAGTGTTTCCGCTATCGCGCTCGACGAACCGGACAGCGACGAGAGCATCTCCACCCTCACCGTAGCTCATACCTGATTCTCTCAATGCAAATGCCATCCCATTCCTCTACCGTGCGGGCCGAATGCAGAGCGACAGCATGAAAAGATGAGTTGATCTGCGATTTGTGACCATGCCAGCGACGATCAATCTGGCCTATAGCGCCTTCTTCAGCCGCAAATAATGGGGAGAAACAGCAAGACGATGCCTGCAAATTCACACCATATCGAGAACAATTCCGAGAGTAATTCCGAGAATGGGCTTTTGCGCATTTGCATCGTGGCCGAAAATGCATCCTTTCGCTTCGGCGGAGAAGCATCGCTGCCCCTGCATTACTTTTCGCGCCTGCGTGCCCGCGGCATCGAAGCGTGGCTCATCATTCACGGCCGCACACGCCCTGAACTCGAAGCGCTGTTTCCGAACGAACAAGACCGCATCCAGTACATTTCCGATAAGTGGTTCCATAAGCTGATCTGGAATCTGAGCCGCCCTTTGCCTCGCCGCGTCTCTGAAGCGACCTTTGGAACTCTGATGGTACTCATCAATCAACTCATCCAGCGCAGCATGGTGCGGCAGTTGATTCGGGATAAGGGAATCGATGTCGTTCATCAGCCGATTCCGGTATCGCCCAAGGCCCCATCGTTCATCTCCGGCCTTGGCGTTCCCGTCATCATTGGCCCCATGAACGGCGGCATGGACTATCCTGCGGCCTTTCGAGGCGCAGAGTCGCTCTTCACACGCCTCACAGTTGCACTCGGCAGAAGCAGTGCCAACCTGGTCAACAGCATCATTCCCGGCAAAAAGAATGCTGGCATCCTGCTGGTAGCCAACGAACGAACCCGTATCGCGCTGCCCACCTGCGTCAAGGGCAAAGTCATTGAGATTCCAGAGAACGGTGTCGACCTCAGCATCTGGAAGCCGCCTGTTTCTTCCGTAACAACCACAACACCATCTCGTTTTCTTTTCGTTGGCCGCCTCGTGGACTGGAAGCGCCTGGACTTCGTCCTGCAAGCTTTGGCGCAAATTCCTGGAGCCCAGCTTGAGGTCATCGGTGATGGTGTGATGCGCCCAGCCTGGACAGCCCTGGCGCAATCCCTCGGCATCGCAGACCGCGTCCGCTTCCTCGGCTGGCTGCCTCAGCCCGAATGCGCACAGCTTTTGCATGGCACGACAGCCCTGCTGTTGCCCAGCATCTACGAGTGCGGAGGGGCGGTCGTTCTCGAAGCGATGGCCACTGCCACACCCGTCGTCGCTACTGCCTGGGGCGGCCCGGCCGACTACATCAATGCAAGCTGCGGAATCCTCGTCAACCCATCCAACCCGGCAGTGATTACCCAGGGATTCGTTGATGCGATGCGCAAACTGATTGCCGATCCGGATCTTCGAACACAACTGGGCAACGCAGGCCGACAACGCGTGCAGGATCACTTCGACTGGAACCGCAAGATTGATCGAATCCTCGAGATTTATCAGCAGGCTATCCATGAGCATCGTCCCTAAGATCCACTGGAAGAACATCACGGCCGTCCTACGCCTGCCCGTCCTTCACCTACCTGTCCTCGGCCTGCTTGTCTGCCTGCCTGCAATTGTGCCTGCTCGAACACCTGCCCAGACACCTGCGCGCAGCCCACAGCCCGCTCAAACAGTTCCTCCGGCAGGCGTCACCAACATTGCCATTGGGACGAAAGTGATTCGTACCGATGTAAAGCGCATGGGCATGAATCTGAGCGGTCAGTCCTTTTACGACTCAGCTCAAATGCTGCGCAACATCACCTTTCGCAACCCCGGCTTTGAAGGCCAGATTTGGCAAACCGTTCTGCAATGCAAGTTCATCAAAGGCGACTCCTGCGCCGACACAGACGAGTGGAGTGGATGGCCGGAGAATTTTGCCAAGGGCGGCACCTTTGAATTTTTCTACGGCGCAGCCAAAGGAGAAAGCGGCATCGTAGCCGCCAGCTCCGTAGCTGCTAGTTCCGCGCACCAGGGAGTATGGGTTAACTTTGGCAAGCTCGCCGTCGCTCCCAAGGTCGGTGATTTCTACATTCTGCGCATGAAGATTCCCGGTACAGCCGATGCGGGATGGCGCTCCGCAACACATGGTGGTGCAACCATGAGTACGGAATTTCACGATCTCCCGCCAAACTCACCAGGCAAGCAGGCCCTGCGCCTGAGCGCCTCCGGGGCGGGACAGTCTATCGCCATGACCTCCGATGTCGATACCTGGGGTGGCCGCTCGTTTCTCCAGCTCAAGGGTGTCTACACGCTCAACTTCCGCGCCAAGGCCCTCGGCGGCTCAGCCGCGATCAATGCCGCCGTCACCCGGCTCACCCAGCAGCACGGAAATATTTCTTATCTCGCCCGCGATATCGAACTTACCAACGCCTGGAAGAACTACAGCTATACCTTCAGCGCCAACGAAGACGGTACGTTCATCGGTCCAATTCTCGTCTCGCTTGAGATTCGCAATGCCTCGGCCCTGCTCGATGATTTCTCTCTAACCGAGTCCGCTGCGCCCGATAACCCAACGGCTTTTCGCAACGCGGTAGTCAGCCGCCTGCGCCAGTTGCATCCAGGCGTGCTGCGCTATATGGATAACGGCACGGACTTCGGCAGCACCATCGACAATCTCATCGCGCCGCCCTTTGCCCGCGAACGGTCCGGCTTCAGTGAAGGCGAC from Acidicapsa ligni encodes:
- a CDS encoding glycosyltransferase family 4 protein, which translates into the protein MHRFDARSVRSWSGTFHFMAKALQAHVGDVVYLGPDKSLATKFIIDNTARANRFWFRLTRKVLITDHNRILSHRLARFFLARMAAEHCDILFAPAASVEIASLKTSLPIVYSSDTTWADVVNYYPEFSSLSSLSRHEGEWIEAAAIRRADAIAYPSEWAARSAREHYKADPAKIHRLPFGANLESVPSREAALRHPLNGRIQLLMIGVDWERKGGAIALECLKTLLDNGVDAHLTLCGCVPPPGFEHPRMHVIPFLNKNQPEDRLNISRLFLDAHFLLLPTRAEAMGIVTCEASAHGLPALVTDTGGTRGALNPGINGFLLPLDARGDAYAEKILDIVATPTRYAALVASSRDEFERSLNWDTWGRSMHSLMEQILNRKIERPEFSESVSAIALDEPDSDESISTLTVAHT
- a CDS encoding glycosyltransferase family 4 protein, with the protein product MPANSHHIENNSESNSENGLLRICIVAENASFRFGGEASLPLHYFSRLRARGIEAWLIIHGRTRPELEALFPNEQDRIQYISDKWFHKLIWNLSRPLPRRVSEATFGTLMVLINQLIQRSMVRQLIRDKGIDVVHQPIPVSPKAPSFISGLGVPVIIGPMNGGMDYPAAFRGAESLFTRLTVALGRSSANLVNSIIPGKKNAGILLVANERTRIALPTCVKGKVIEIPENGVDLSIWKPPVSSVTTTTPSRFLFVGRLVDWKRLDFVLQALAQIPGAQLEVIGDGVMRPAWTALAQSLGIADRVRFLGWLPQPECAQLLHGTTALLLPSIYECGGAVVLEAMATATPVVATAWGGPADYINASCGILVNPSNPAVITQGFVDAMRKLIADPDLRTQLGNAGRQRVQDHFDWNRKIDRILEIYQQAIHEHRP